Proteins encoded in a region of the Frondihabitans sp. 762G35 genome:
- the galT gene encoding galactose-1-phosphate uridylyltransferase: protein MSGSPTEAVELSSGVVKRSTLLADGRDLIYFDDPGTSLSPERKPDERPLDPRPETATMRQDVLTGEWVSIAASRQNRAFLPPAEFDPLAPASATNPSEIPDVYDVAVFENRSPSFGPLLPPEAPNAPHDLADLASIGLGRTRTSVGRCEVVCFSPETFGSFASLSETRARTVVEAWADRTAALSALPGIQQVFPFENRGEAIGVTLHHPHGQIYAYPYVTPRTARLLTSIEQYGPTLFADVLDSERNGPRVVLAGEHFTAFVPFAARWPVEIHLLPHRHVADFAGLTTEERDELAVLYRRLLRGVDALYDDPTPYIAAWHQAPVGTGRDTVRLMLQITSPRRAATKLKYLAGSEAAMGAWIGDLVPETSAALIREAIDRA, encoded by the coding sequence ATGAGCGGTTCACCGACCGAAGCCGTCGAGCTGTCGTCCGGTGTCGTCAAGCGATCGACCCTGCTGGCCGACGGCCGCGACCTGATCTACTTCGACGATCCCGGCACGTCGCTCTCCCCCGAGCGGAAGCCCGACGAGCGTCCCCTCGACCCGCGGCCGGAGACGGCGACGATGCGGCAGGACGTCCTCACCGGCGAGTGGGTCTCGATCGCGGCCTCGCGGCAGAACCGCGCGTTCCTGCCGCCGGCGGAGTTCGATCCGCTGGCTCCGGCGAGCGCCACGAATCCGTCGGAGATCCCCGACGTCTACGACGTGGCCGTGTTCGAGAACCGCTCCCCCTCCTTCGGCCCGCTCCTGCCGCCCGAGGCGCCGAACGCGCCGCACGATCTCGCCGATCTGGCCTCGATCGGTCTCGGCCGGACCCGGACCTCCGTCGGCCGCTGCGAGGTCGTCTGCTTCAGCCCGGAGACCTTCGGCTCGTTCGCGAGCCTCAGCGAGACCCGCGCGCGCACCGTCGTCGAGGCGTGGGCCGACCGCACCGCGGCGCTGAGCGCTCTGCCGGGCATCCAGCAGGTGTTCCCGTTCGAGAACCGCGGCGAGGCGATCGGGGTGACGCTCCACCACCCGCACGGTCAGATCTACGCCTACCCCTACGTCACGCCGCGCACCGCCCGCCTCCTCACGAGCATCGAGCAGTACGGCCCCACGCTCTTCGCCGACGTCCTCGACAGCGAGCGGAACGGCCCGCGCGTCGTCCTCGCCGGGGAGCACTTCACGGCGTTCGTCCCGTTCGCCGCGCGCTGGCCGGTCGAGATCCACCTGCTGCCGCACCGTCACGTCGCGGACTTCGCGGGGCTGACCACCGAGGAGCGCGACGAGCTCGCGGTGCTGTACCGGCGGCTCCTGCGCGGCGTCGACGCCCTCTACGACGACCCCACGCCCTACATCGCCGCATGGCACCAGGCCCCGGTGGGCACCGGGCGCGACACCGTGCGGCTCATGCTGCAGATCACCTCGCCGCGGCGCGCGGCGACGAAGCTCAAGTACCTGGCGGGGTCCGAGGCGGCGATGGGAGCCTGGATCGGCGACCTCGTCCCCGAGACCTCCGCCGCCCTGATCCGAGAGGCCATCGACCGCGCATGA
- the galK gene encoding galactokinase, with translation MTFTDIFDTDVVGRWAAPGRVNLIGEHTDYNDGFVLPLAIDRQTTVTVGRRSDRLLRVASSFEDGVQEASLDALDPAALAGWSAYVHGIAWALGEGARGVPASDLSGAFGLDVFVESDVPVGAGLSSSAALECSVAVAMNDLWELGLDGPALAKIGQRSENDAVGAPTGIMDQSASLLGRVDSAVFLDCRSLDAEVIDLGFAAAGLELLVIDTHVEHAHATGGYVARRASCERGAEALGVSSLRDLGVDDLPRAAEVLDDETFRRVRHVVTENQRVLDTVRTLRLEGPGAIGSLLDASHVSMRDDFEISVPELDLAVATAQATGAVGARMTGGGFGGAAIALVPTDLREAVSAAVVRAFADAGFTAPTLFVVHAAEGARRTA, from the coding sequence ATGACATTCACCGACATCTTCGACACCGACGTCGTGGGCCGCTGGGCCGCTCCCGGCCGCGTCAACCTGATCGGCGAGCACACCGACTACAACGACGGGTTCGTGCTGCCGCTCGCCATCGACCGCCAGACCACCGTGACGGTGGGGCGCCGGAGCGACCGGCTCCTCCGGGTCGCCTCCTCCTTCGAGGACGGCGTGCAGGAGGCGTCGCTCGACGCGCTCGATCCGGCCGCCCTCGCAGGCTGGTCGGCCTACGTGCACGGTATCGCCTGGGCGCTGGGCGAGGGCGCACGGGGCGTCCCCGCGAGCGACCTCTCCGGGGCTTTCGGCCTCGACGTCTTCGTCGAGTCGGACGTCCCCGTCGGGGCCGGCCTCTCGTCGTCGGCCGCGCTCGAGTGCTCCGTCGCCGTCGCGATGAACGACCTCTGGGAACTGGGCCTCGACGGCCCCGCCCTGGCCAAGATCGGGCAGCGCTCCGAGAACGACGCCGTGGGCGCCCCGACCGGCATCATGGATCAGTCGGCGTCCCTCCTCGGCCGGGTCGACTCCGCCGTCTTCCTCGACTGCCGGAGCCTCGACGCCGAGGTCATCGATCTCGGGTTCGCCGCCGCCGGGCTGGAACTCCTCGTGATCGACACGCACGTCGAGCACGCGCACGCGACCGGCGGGTACGTGGCCCGCCGCGCCTCCTGCGAGCGGGGCGCCGAGGCGCTCGGCGTCTCGTCCCTGCGCGACCTCGGTGTCGACGACCTCCCCCGAGCCGCCGAGGTGCTCGACGACGAGACGTTCCGCCGGGTGCGCCACGTCGTGACCGAGAACCAGCGCGTCCTCGACACCGTGCGGACCCTGCGGCTCGAGGGGCCCGGAGCCATCGGCTCGCTCCTCGACGCCTCGCACGTCTCGATGCGCGACGACTTCGAGATCTCCGTGCCGGAACTCGACCTGGCCGTCGCGACGGCTCAGGCCACCGGGGCCGTCGGAGCCCGGATGACCGGCGGCGGCTTCGGCGGCGCGGCCATCGCGCTCGTGCCGACCGACCTCCGCGAGGCCGTCTCCGCGGCCGTCGTCAGGGCGTTCGCCGACGCCGGCTTCACCGCGCCGACGCTCTTCGTGGTGCACGCCGCCGAGGGCGCCCGCCGCACGGCGTAG
- the pstA gene encoding phosphate ABC transporter permease PstA, with protein sequence MSVAVRNAQSNTLTAGKLPKGATWGLLVVSWAIFVMVFLLLKASGTTADFNIVGALFFGTILFDVLIVVTSMIVEGGRKAKDRLVTSLVTTAFIVTLLPLVSLVYTVLSRGVARFDGTFFQSSMRNIIGAGGGAVHAIVGTLEVTAFATLISVPIGLLTSIYLVEYGRGRLARAITFFVDVMTGIPSIVAGLFAFALFSLFLGPAFRAGVVGSIALSVLMIPVVVRSSEEILKIVPNELREASFALGVPKWLTILKIVLPTSIAGLTTGVMLAISRVIGETAPLLITTGFTTSMNYDLFSDRMMTLPVFVYTQYANQGPDATPFVERAWTGALVLILIVMALNLIARLIGRLFAPKLSR encoded by the coding sequence ATGTCGGTCGCCGTCCGCAACGCGCAGTCCAACACCCTCACCGCCGGCAAGCTGCCGAAGGGCGCCACCTGGGGCCTGCTCGTGGTCAGCTGGGCGATCTTCGTCATGGTGTTCCTGCTGCTCAAGGCGTCCGGTACGACCGCCGACTTCAACATCGTCGGCGCGCTCTTCTTCGGCACGATCCTGTTCGACGTCCTGATCGTCGTGACCTCGATGATCGTGGAGGGCGGCCGCAAGGCGAAGGACCGCCTCGTCACCTCGCTGGTGACCACGGCCTTCATCGTGACCCTGCTCCCGCTCGTCTCCCTCGTCTACACCGTGCTCTCGCGCGGCGTGGCCCGGTTCGACGGCACGTTCTTCCAGTCGTCGATGCGCAACATCATCGGCGCCGGCGGCGGGGCCGTCCACGCCATCGTCGGCACCCTCGAGGTCACCGCGTTCGCGACCCTGATCAGCGTCCCGATCGGTCTACTTACCTCGATCTACCTCGTCGAGTACGGCCGCGGCCGCCTCGCCCGCGCGATCACGTTCTTCGTCGACGTGATGACCGGCATCCCGTCGATCGTGGCCGGTCTCTTCGCCTTCGCGCTCTTCTCCCTCTTCCTCGGTCCCGCCTTCCGCGCGGGCGTCGTGGGATCGATCGCGCTGAGCGTCCTGATGATCCCGGTGGTCGTCCGGTCGAGCGAGGAGATCCTCAAGATCGTCCCCAACGAGCTCCGTGAGGCGAGCTTCGCCCTCGGCGTGCCGAAGTGGCTCACGATCCTGAAGATCGTCCTGCCGACCTCCATCGCGGGCCTCACGACCGGCGTCATGCTGGCGATCTCGCGCGTCATCGGCGAGACCGCACCCCTGCTCATCACCACGGGCTTCACGACGAGCATGAACTACGACCTCTTCAGCGACCGGATGATGACGCTCCCCGTCTTCGTCTACACGCAGTACGCCAACCAGGGGCCCGACGCGACGCCGTTCGTCGAGCGGGCCTGGACGGGCGCCCTCGTGCTCATCCTCATCGTCATGGCGCTGAACCTCATCGCCCGCCTCATCGGCCGCCTCTTCGCCCCGAAGCTCAGCCGCTAG
- the pstC gene encoding phosphate ABC transporter permease subunit PstC, with protein sequence MTATAERPLTAERPKAKVRLGDRVFSLATVLSGSLILLVLVLVAAFLVAQSLPAFFAKAGTLPGQATSFWSYVGPLVFGTVWAALLALIIATPLALGIALFISHYAPRRISQVLGYIIDLLAAVPSVVFGLWGVLVLAPFIQPFYSTLVDKVGWIPLFAGPVSGTGKTILTAAIVLAVMILPIMTAVMREIFLQAPRLHEEAALALGATRWEMIQMAVLPFARSGIVSAVMLGLGRALGETLAIAIVLSPATVINLFLLTSQNPNTIAANIALQFNEAQGVGLNTLIASGLILFVITLVVNMAARFVVNRRKAFSGAN encoded by the coding sequence ATGACCGCAACCGCGGAACGCCCCCTGACCGCCGAGCGCCCCAAGGCCAAGGTCCGGCTGGGCGACAGGGTCTTCTCCCTCGCCACGGTCCTCTCCGGTTCGCTGATCCTGCTCGTCCTGGTCCTCGTCGCCGCGTTCCTCGTGGCGCAGAGCCTCCCCGCCTTCTTCGCCAAGGCCGGAACCTTGCCCGGTCAGGCCACGAGCTTCTGGTCGTACGTCGGCCCCCTCGTCTTCGGCACCGTCTGGGCCGCCCTCCTGGCGCTCATCATCGCCACGCCGCTCGCGCTCGGTATCGCGCTGTTCATCTCGCACTACGCACCCCGGCGCATCAGCCAGGTGCTCGGCTACATCATCGACCTGCTCGCCGCCGTGCCCAGCGTCGTGTTCGGCCTGTGGGGCGTCCTCGTCCTGGCGCCGTTCATCCAGCCCTTCTACTCGACGCTCGTCGACAAGGTCGGCTGGATCCCGCTGTTCGCCGGCCCCGTCTCCGGCACCGGGAAGACCATCCTGACGGCCGCGATCGTCCTGGCCGTGATGATCCTGCCGATCATGACCGCCGTCATGCGCGAGATCTTCCTGCAGGCGCCGCGCCTGCACGAGGAGGCCGCCCTCGCCCTCGGCGCGACGCGCTGGGAGATGATCCAGATGGCGGTGCTGCCCTTCGCCCGCTCCGGCATCGTCTCGGCCGTCATGCTCGGCCTCGGCCGCGCCCTCGGCGAGACCCTCGCGATCGCGATCGTCCTGTCTCCGGCCACCGTCATCAACCTCTTCCTGCTGACGAGCCAGAACCCGAACACGATCGCCGCCAACATCGCGCTGCAGTTCAACGAGGCTCAGGGCGTCGGGCTCAACACGCTCATCGCGTCCGGCCTGATCCTCTTCGTCATCACGCTGGTGGTCAACATGGCCGCACGTTTCGTCGTCAACCGCCGCAAGGCCTTCTCGGGAGCCAACTGA
- a CDS encoding bifunctional methylenetetrahydrofolate dehydrogenase/methenyltetrahydrofolate cyclohydrolase, protein MVVTDELPRDRFVADDPESAVRIDGTALAARVKADLRVRVDALKARGVHPGLGTILVGANPGSLSYVAGKHRDCAEVGIESIRIDLPDTASEADIRGAILTMNDDDRVTAFIIQLPLPDGIDPTAMLELMDPHKDADGLHPVNLGELVLAVPGGKGSIDTPLPCTPRGIVQMLQAYDIPIRGRHVTIIGQGLTVGRPLGLLLTRLEATATLTHSRTVDVAAEVRRADIVVAAAGVAGLVKADWVRPGAAVIDVGITRVLNEETGRYRLRGDVDPEVAAVAGYLSPVPGGVGPMTRAMLLANVVEAAERAS, encoded by the coding sequence ATGGTCGTGACCGACGAACTGCCTCGGGATCGATTCGTCGCCGATGACCCGGAGAGCGCCGTCCGCATCGACGGCACCGCCCTCGCCGCTCGGGTGAAGGCCGACCTGCGGGTCCGCGTCGACGCCCTCAAGGCGCGCGGCGTGCACCCCGGGCTCGGGACGATCCTGGTCGGCGCCAACCCCGGCTCGCTCTCCTACGTGGCGGGCAAGCACCGGGACTGCGCCGAGGTCGGCATCGAGTCGATCCGCATCGACCTCCCCGACACGGCCTCCGAGGCCGACATCCGCGGGGCGATCCTGACGATGAACGACGACGACCGGGTGACGGCGTTCATCATCCAGCTTCCGCTCCCCGACGGCATCGACCCGACGGCGATGCTCGAGCTGATGGATCCCCACAAAGACGCCGACGGACTCCACCCGGTCAACCTGGGCGAGCTCGTGCTGGCCGTCCCGGGCGGCAAGGGCTCCATCGACACGCCGCTGCCGTGCACCCCGCGCGGCATCGTGCAGATGCTCCAGGCGTACGACATCCCGATCCGGGGGCGTCACGTGACGATCATCGGGCAGGGGCTCACCGTGGGGCGTCCGCTGGGGCTCCTGCTGACCCGCCTCGAGGCGACGGCCACGCTGACCCATTCGCGCACGGTCGACGTCGCCGCCGAGGTGCGGCGGGCCGACATCGTGGTCGCGGCGGCCGGTGTCGCCGGCCTCGTCAAGGCCGACTGGGTCCGCCCAGGAGCCGCGGTGATCGACGTCGGCATCACGCGCGTCCTGAACGAGGAGACCGGTCGCTACCGCCTCCGCGGCGACGTCGACCCGGAGGTGGCCGCGGTCGCCGGTTACCTGTCGCCGGTCCCCGGCGGCGTCGGGCCGATGACCCGCGCCATGCTGCTCGCCAACGTGGTGGAGGCGGCGGAGCGCGCCTCCTGA
- the pstB gene encoding phosphate ABC transporter ATP-binding protein PstB: MSKRIEVKDLNVYYSKFKAVEDVNITIEPRTVTAFIGPSGCGKSTFLRTLNRMHEVIPGAYVDGEVLIDGNDLYGPGVDPVLVRRQVGMVFQRPNPFPTMSIRDNVLAGVKLNNRRMSKGDADSLVEKSLQGANLWNEVKDRLEKPGSGLSGGQQQRLCIARAIAVSPDVVLMDEPCSALDPISTLAIEDLIEELKTQYTIVIVTHNMQQASRVSDKTAFFNIAGTGKPGKLIEYNDTATMFSNPSVQATEDYVSGRFG, encoded by the coding sequence GTGTCCAAGCGCATCGAAGTCAAAGACCTCAACGTCTACTACAGCAAGTTCAAGGCCGTCGAGGACGTCAACATCACGATCGAGCCCCGGACCGTGACCGCGTTCATCGGCCCGTCGGGCTGCGGCAAGTCGACGTTCCTCCGCACGCTCAACCGCATGCACGAGGTCATCCCGGGGGCGTACGTCGACGGCGAGGTCCTCATCGACGGCAACGACCTCTACGGTCCCGGCGTCGACCCGGTGCTCGTCCGCCGCCAGGTAGGCATGGTCTTCCAGCGCCCCAACCCGTTCCCCACGATGTCGATCCGCGACAACGTGCTCGCCGGGGTCAAGCTCAACAACCGCAGGATGAGCAAGGGCGACGCCGACTCCCTGGTCGAGAAGTCCCTCCAGGGCGCCAACCTCTGGAACGAGGTGAAGGACCGCCTCGAGAAGCCCGGCTCCGGCCTCTCCGGCGGCCAGCAGCAGCGCCTGTGCATCGCGCGCGCGATCGCCGTCTCCCCCGACGTCGTCCTGATGGACGAGCCCTGCTCCGCCCTCGACCCGATCTCGACGCTCGCCATCGAGGACCTCATCGAGGAGCTCAAGACCCAGTACACGATCGTCATCGTGACCCACAACATGCAGCAGGCGTCGCGGGTCAGCGACAAGACGGCGTTCTTCAACATCGCCGGCACCGGCAAGCCCGGCAAGCTCATCGAGTACAACGACACCGCGACGATGTTCTCGAACCCGTCCGTCCAGGCCACCGAGGACTACGTCTCGGGCCGCTTCGGTTGA
- a CDS encoding DeoR/GlpR family DNA-binding transcription regulator: protein MATSRDEHPAVKPPAFVVSARRRDQIAGVVEAHGFARTIDLAREFGTSEVTIRSDFDALAATGRVVRVHGGAMSSEQSPVERPFEEESTVRADAKRAIGVRAASMVRSGQCVVLDVGTTSAQIAVALLERTDLVDVTIVTNGLTIALALERAVPRFTVIVTGGTLRPLQHSLVNPLATSVLDGITADLAFIGCTGVDVDRGVTNVNLPETEVKRVLARTARRSFIVADGGKMGEAHLGVIAPLDFFSGLVTAGASAARVDALRAAGLVVIEADAQDAQPTTEETPA, encoded by the coding sequence GTGGCTACCAGTCGTGACGAGCATCCTGCGGTCAAGCCGCCGGCCTTCGTCGTGTCGGCCCGCCGCCGCGACCAGATCGCCGGCGTCGTCGAGGCGCACGGCTTCGCGCGGACCATCGATCTCGCCCGCGAGTTCGGCACGTCCGAGGTGACGATCCGAAGCGACTTCGACGCGCTCGCGGCCACCGGCCGGGTGGTGCGGGTGCACGGCGGCGCGATGTCCTCCGAGCAGTCGCCCGTCGAGCGCCCGTTCGAGGAGGAGTCCACGGTGCGCGCCGACGCCAAGCGCGCCATCGGTGTCCGCGCGGCCTCGATGGTCCGCTCCGGGCAGTGCGTCGTCCTCGACGTCGGCACGACGAGCGCGCAGATCGCCGTCGCCCTGCTCGAGCGCACCGACCTGGTCGACGTGACGATCGTCACCAACGGCCTCACGATCGCCCTCGCCCTGGAGAGGGCCGTCCCGCGGTTCACCGTCATCGTGACCGGGGGCACCCTCCGCCCGCTGCAGCACTCGCTGGTCAACCCGCTCGCGACGAGCGTCCTCGACGGCATCACCGCCGACCTCGCCTTCATCGGCTGCACCGGGGTCGACGTCGACCGCGGCGTCACGAACGTCAACCTCCCCGAGACCGAGGTGAAGCGGGTCCTCGCCCGGACGGCCCGCCGCTCGTTCATCGTCGCGGATGGCGGCAAGATGGGAGAGGCGCACCTCGGCGTGATCGCACCGCTCGACTTCTTCAGCGGACTCGTCACCGCCGGCGCCTCGGCCGCGAGGGTCGACGCCCTCCGGGCTGCGGGCCTCGTCGTGATCGAGGCGGACGCGCAGGATGCCCAGCCGACGACCGAGGAGACCCCCGCGTGA
- a CDS encoding DNA-directed RNA polymerase subunit beta, whose protein sequence is MSPRDFHRPAQFAGHEFEAFQGGADPAVMHRVAHESASALLARVRQDPTPEILDRLVAFTDSNGIDALAELWASATPHSLPGALWRVYLMRAVIRQSPDDIALLFDRGTHVTSTIDQVVAGAPAPASPAEILDLADRILRGVFDGDFALALDRGAAFCRLAAAGATDVADDLDPTRPDRASELTRRALRLSELAVDLSACAALWRDGSLA, encoded by the coding sequence ATGTCCCCACGCGACTTCCACCGTCCCGCCCAGTTCGCCGGCCACGAGTTCGAGGCGTTCCAGGGCGGCGCCGACCCGGCCGTGATGCACCGCGTCGCGCACGAGTCCGCGAGTGCCCTTCTGGCGCGCGTCCGGCAGGATCCCACACCCGAGATCCTCGACCGCCTCGTCGCGTTCACCGACTCCAACGGCATCGACGCCCTCGCCGAACTCTGGGCGAGCGCCACCCCGCACAGCCTGCCCGGCGCCCTCTGGCGGGTCTACCTCATGCGCGCCGTCATCCGGCAGAGCCCCGACGACATCGCCCTGCTCTTCGACCGGGGGACCCACGTCACCTCGACGATCGATCAGGTCGTGGCCGGAGCCCCGGCGCCCGCGAGCCCGGCGGAGATCCTCGATCTGGCCGACCGCATCCTGCGGGGCGTCTTCGACGGCGACTTCGCGCTCGCGCTCGATCGCGGTGCGGCCTTCTGCCGTCTGGCGGCCGCCGGAGCCACGGACGTCGCCGACGACCTCGACCCGACGCGCCCCGACCGGGCGAGCGAGCTGACCCGGCGGGCCCTCCGCCTCTCCGAGCTCGCCGTCGACCTGAGCGCCTGCGCGGCACTCTGGCGCGACGGGAGTCTCGCCTAG
- the sigK gene encoding ECF RNA polymerase sigma factor SigK has product MLELVSRDSELPGRDIDPALTPEELLERVATGDRQAFAALYDLTAPRVLGLIKRLLKDHSQSEEVTQEVFLEIWQTASRFDHAKGGAASWMLTMAHRRAVDRVRASQSSRDRDTKVGIRDFETDYDSVTEQVEIRIEHERVERALTRLTELQRQAVTLAYYGGFSHSEVSTMLHVPIGTVKTRLRDGMIRLRDELGVAS; this is encoded by the coding sequence ATGCTGGAACTCGTGAGCCGAGATTCTGAACTCCCCGGGCGAGACATCGATCCCGCCCTGACCCCCGAGGAACTCCTCGAGAGGGTCGCGACGGGAGACCGCCAGGCCTTCGCCGCTCTCTACGATCTGACGGCCCCGAGGGTCCTCGGGCTCATCAAGCGTCTTCTGAAGGACCACTCGCAGTCGGAGGAGGTCACGCAGGAGGTCTTCCTCGAGATCTGGCAGACGGCCTCGCGGTTCGATCACGCCAAGGGCGGGGCCGCGAGCTGGATGCTGACCATGGCCCACCGTCGCGCCGTCGACCGGGTGCGTGCCAGCCAGTCGAGCCGCGACCGCGACACGAAGGTCGGCATCCGCGACTTCGAGACCGACTACGACTCGGTCACCGAGCAGGTCGAGATCCGCATCGAACACGAGCGTGTCGAGCGGGCCCTGACCCGCCTCACCGAGCTCCAGCGCCAGGCCGTGACGCTCGCCTACTACGGCGGGTTCAGTCACAGCGAGGTATCCACCATGCTTCACGTCCCGATCGGGACGGTCAAGACCCGACTGCGCGACGGAATGATCCGCCTCCGCGACGAACTAGGAGTGGCATCATGA
- a CDS encoding anti-sigma factor has translation MSDRDSVSGGRHRTPETDNLSASYALNALSDEERTAFETRIDESPEIRTEVAEMTETALLLGRAVEPVTPSAGLRSSIMGLLDSTPQLPRLETVAQDARGDESTTPSWSPAEPAAPSGELRQPTPLARQRWFMRPVVLAVSAAAAVALVFGAVSLGTSGLGQRPAPVAASDPSMSQILAASDVQHTAADISTGGSATLYWSNKLSRSAVVLNGVPALPSDKTYQLWYINGSKIASAGTVTASSNGLTQVLQGDLKTGDVVGITVEPAGGSNQPTTKPIVTLQSA, from the coding sequence ATGAGCGACCGCGACAGCGTGTCCGGTGGTCGTCACCGCACGCCCGAGACCGACAACCTTTCCGCCTCCTACGCCCTCAACGCCCTGAGCGACGAGGAGCGCACCGCATTCGAGACCCGCATCGACGAGTCTCCCGAGATCAGAACGGAGGTGGCCGAGATGACCGAGACAGCCCTCCTCCTCGGACGAGCCGTCGAACCCGTGACACCGTCGGCAGGCCTCCGCTCGAGCATCATGGGTCTCCTCGACTCGACGCCGCAGCTCCCGCGGCTCGAGACGGTGGCGCAGGATGCCCGGGGCGACGAGTCCACCACCCCCTCGTGGTCCCCGGCCGAGCCCGCAGCACCGTCCGGCGAACTCCGCCAGCCGACGCCCCTCGCCCGCCAGCGCTGGTTCATGCGCCCCGTTGTCCTCGCCGTCAGTGCCGCCGCTGCCGTGGCGCTCGTCTTCGGTGCCGTGTCGCTCGGCACCAGCGGACTCGGACAGCGCCCCGCACCGGTCGCCGCCAGCGACCCGAGCATGTCGCAGATCCTCGCGGCGTCCGACGTGCAGCACACCGCCGCCGACATCTCGACCGGTGGTTCCGCGACCCTCTACTGGTCGAACAAGCTCAGCCGCTCGGCGGTCGTCCTCAACGGGGTTCCGGCGCTGCCCAGCGACAAGACCTACCAGCTCTGGTACATCAACGGCTCGAAGATCGCCTCGGCCGGCACCGTCACCGCGTCGTCCAACGGTCTGACCCAGGTCCTCCAGGGCGACCTCAAGACCGGCGACGTCGTCGGCATCACCGTGGAGCCCGCGGGTGGGTCCAACCAGCCGACCACGAAGCCCATCGTGACCCTGCAGAGCGCCTGA
- a CDS encoding aldose 1-epimerase family protein gives MTETTAHPPTGEQYHLALDVDGHRITGIVTEVAGGLRALEYNGVALVETFEEHETPPSACGITLAPWPNRVDGGAWTLDGETQQLDITEVAKGNASHGLLRYTAYRPVSVEEHAVTQAATVFPQHGWPFRLDTTVRHELTADGLRVTHTVTNRGPGRAPFAIGSHPFFRVGDHDPATLRVTLDAATRYELNVRSIPVGTTSVAGTPFDLTSSPLLGELDIDACYRDVAADEHGVRRTRLEAPDGSSTTMWQDASFEYVQIFTPRNFPRRGVTGLAFAAEPMTAPANALASGESLRWLDEGETWSGTWGVAYAGPSAG, from the coding sequence GTGACCGAGACCACCGCCCACCCGCCCACCGGGGAGCAGTACCACCTCGCCCTCGACGTCGACGGGCACCGGATCACCGGCATCGTGACCGAGGTCGCGGGAGGCCTCCGCGCACTGGAGTACAACGGGGTCGCCCTCGTCGAGACGTTCGAGGAGCACGAGACGCCCCCGTCCGCCTGCGGCATCACGCTCGCGCCCTGGCCGAACCGCGTCGACGGCGGTGCCTGGACGCTCGACGGGGAGACGCAGCAGCTCGACATCACGGAGGTGGCGAAGGGGAACGCGAGCCACGGGCTCCTGCGGTACACGGCCTATCGGCCCGTGTCGGTCGAGGAGCACGCGGTCACGCAGGCGGCCACGGTGTTCCCGCAGCACGGTTGGCCGTTCCGGCTCGACACGACGGTGCGGCACGAGCTCACGGCCGACGGCCTCCGCGTCACCCACACCGTGACGAACCGCGGCCCCGGTCGGGCCCCGTTCGCGATCGGGTCGCACCCCTTCTTCCGCGTCGGCGACCACGATCCGGCGACGCTCCGGGTCACGCTCGATGCTGCGACGCGGTACGAGCTCAACGTGAGGAGCATCCCGGTCGGAACGACGTCGGTCGCGGGCACCCCGTTCGACCTGACGTCGTCGCCGCTCCTCGGCGAGCTCGACATCGACGCCTGCTACCGCGACGTGGCCGCCGACGAGCACGGCGTGCGGCGCACCCGGCTCGAGGCGCCGGACGGCTCCAGCACCACGATGTGGCAGGACGCCTCGTTCGAGTACGTGCAGATCTTCACGCCGCGGAACTTCCCGCGCCGCGGGGTGACCGGGCTGGCGTTCGCCGCCGAGCCGATGACCGCACCCGCGAACGCGCTGGCCTCGGGCGAGAGCCTGCGCTGGCTCGACGAGGGCGAGACGTGGAGCGGCACCTGGGGTGTCGCGTACGCGGGGCCGTCGGCTGGCTGA